The following are encoded together in the Theileria orientalis strain Shintoku DNA, chromosome 1, complete genome genome:
- a CDS encoding Map2 kinase produces MTNNLLKSDKSSKQGPYDYDKYESRDSHYYDRSHQNANQKFKHKFAEYEYNSDLKNYVTKQTMLHTRMSSAETDVPSNYQRKTALGRKSSSIDNFYNGQDNQNRRFTANKSQMGVPNESTGFQAETKFKPIKSTHLKKEKSSNKPTVQNGINWELGERYKFIDMVGSGSYGNVCRAYDSQENKFVAIKRIHKVFDDLIDCKRILREIAILNRLDHPNVVKILDILVPPNLETFDVLYVVLEIAASDIKQLVRSPAFLNDNHIRLLLFNLLSGVHYLHSVGIFHRDLKPANCLINRDCSVKICDFGLARTVTYFEEYVNLTPTRIDSVSGRQSLPGSGRLESHSTHLSNFSTSRSLPDSLHNHSDLAATYKDSYRGSYDAHKCKLTYCDKSRTGRSEHPDGSSNFRQLTGHVVTRWYRAPELILLQNDYSFAVDMWSVGCIFAELLNMLKVNVGEPSDRSPLFPGSCCFPLSPDNKNSSSKNPRDNDQLNLIFNVLGTPSDEDINWIDKPDVQKYVRIFATRTFQDLRTRYKGSSLESLDLLKKLLTFNPGKRISVSDALNHPYFKSINRPRHNFAHVPKIVLPFNDWENMSESQLRYAFLREIQHYHKDLKIPVKIIYRS; encoded by the coding sequence ATGACTAACAACTTACTGAAGTCTGACAAATCTAGTAAACAGGGGCCCTACGACTATGACAAATATGAATCGCGGGATAGCCATTACTACGACCGTTCGCATCAGAACGCCAatcaaaaatttaaacacaaatttgCGGAGTATGAATACAATTCagatttgaaaaattatgTCACAAAGCAGACTATGCTCCACACACGAATGAGCTCTGCTGAAACGGACGTTCCTTCCAATTATCAGAGAAAGACCGCCTTAGGCCGCAAATCAAGCTCGattgataatttttacaatgGACAAGATAATCAAAACCGTCGTTTTACGGCGAATAAGTCTCAGATGGGAGTACCCAATGAGTCCACAGGATTCCAGGCAGAAACTAAGTTTAAGCCCATCAAATCAACCCACttaaagaaggaaaagagtTCGAATAAACCCACGGTACAGAACGGGATAAATTGGGAGCTCGGCGAAAGATACAAATTCATTGATATGGTGGGCTCGGGTTCATACGGCAACGTGTGTAGGGCCTACGACTCCCAGGAGAACAAGTTCGTCGCCATCAAGAGGATCCACAAGGTCTTCGACGACCTTATAGATTGCAAGAGGATTTTGCGCGAGATTGCAATTCTCAACAGGCTTGACCACCCGAATGTTGTAAAGATTCTCGACATTCTCGTGCCGCCTAACCTGGAGACCTTCGACGTGCTCTACGTAGTTCTGGAGATCGCCGCCTCAGACATAAAGCAGCTCGTCAGGTCGCCCGCATTCCTCAATGACAACCACATAAGACTGCTTCTTTTCAATCTACTTTCGGGAGTCCATTACCTTCACTCGGTCGGCATCTTTCACAGGGACCTGAAGCCTGCGAACTGCCTCATAAACCGCGATTGCAGTGTTAAGATCTGCGACTTCGGACTTGCGAGGACAGTCACTTACTTCGAAGAGTACGTGAACTTGACTCCCACAAGGATCGACTCCGTTTCAGGCAGGCAGAGCCTCCCCGGCTCTGGCAGGCTCGAGAGCCACTCCACCCACTTGAGCAACTTTTCGACTTCGAGGTCGCTGCCCGACTCACTGCACAACCATTCGGACCTCGCCGCAACCTACAAGGACTCTTACAGGGGAAGCTACGACGCTCACAAGTGCAAGCTGACTTACTGCGACAAATCGAGGACCGGCCGCTCTGAGCACCCCGATGGCAGCTCCAACTTCCGACAGTTGACTGGCCACGTGGTGACTAGGTGGTACCGAGCTCCCGAGCTGATTCTACTTCAAAACGACTACTCGTTCGCCGTCGATATGTGGTCGGTGGGCTGCATTTTCGCcgagctgctgaacatgCTGAAGGTGAACGTGGGCGAGCCTTCCGACAGGTCGCCCCTCTTCCCCGGGAGCTGCTGCTTTCCCCTTTCTCCAGACAACAAGAACTCGAGCTCTAAGAATCCTCGCGACAACGATCAGCTCAACCTGATTTTCAACGTGCTGGGCACTCCTTCCGATGAGGACATTAACTGGATCGACAAGCCCGATGTGCAGAAGTATGTGCGAATTTTCGCCACGCGTACTTTTCAGGACTTGAGGACCCGGTACAAGGGCTCTTCTCTCGAGTCTCTGGACCTTCTCAAGAAGTTGCTGACCTTCAACCCTGGTAAACGCATCTCAGTTTCAGATGCTCTTAACCATCCCTATTTTAAGTCAATAAACAGGCCGCGTCACAACTTCGCTCACGTTCCCAAGATAGTCTTACCTTTCAACGACTGGGAAAACATGTCTGAAAGTCAACTGAGGTACGCGTTTTTACGTGAGATTCAGCACTATCACAAGGACTTAAAGATTCCTGTTAAGATTATCTATCGCTCATGA
- a CDS encoding uncharacterized protein (RabGAP/TBC domain containing protein), whose translation MDRQQSNSKKKPILKRAGYHLFSLSKRLTNKAIFNEPFTDRNYTPLKSKYDNYGFSLDDNQFASGIEEYEKEFEVKKERRLKRWESVPISERLYNIESDEFKLLVRKGIPDHLRPLLWRKLLGADTLEESNPGLYQRMLDMPLAKEISDQIDMDINRTFPHHRNYKVNSFGTMMLRNVLSAFACYMPSISYCQSLNYLTATLLIFMNEEEAFWCLVQIVNSRVHQKGFNLTGLCYIKMKIRKNELIDGNLGYYKDGMIDLKRDVLVLEFILRKRMRRLYNHLKKNNIDLMWICAEWFLCLFAISLPVGLTCNSNNIDSNSTSNNISSTRNNISGIRNTSNNNHVQITTVFRVWDSLFLEGDKILFRVAFSLFKLHEQKLLTLDSDKDLLLYCKSMSKSVLQHDEFLKIAFYQLSSFSRKEIHQYRLYADHELEVFSLGP comes from the exons ATGGATAGGCAACAGAGCAATAGTAAAAAGAAACCAATACTAAAAAGAGCAGGCTATCACCTGTTTAGCCTATCAAAGAGGTTAACAAACAAAGCAATATTTAACGAGCCATTCACCGATAGAAACTATACTCCACTTAAATCGAAATACGATAACTACGGTTTCTCATTGGACGATAATCAGTTTGCATCTGGCATAGAAGAATACGAAAAGGAATTTGAAGTAAAAAAGGAACGTAGActgaaaag ATGGGAATCGGTGCCCATATCTGAAAGATTGTACAATATAGAATCTGACGAATTTAAGTTATTGGTTAGAAAAGGAATCCCAGACCACTTAAG ACCACTGCTATGGAGAAAGTTACTAGGAGCAGACACGCTGGAAGAGTCAAACCCAGGATTATACCAAAG AATGCTGGACATGCCACTTGCGAAGGAAATATCAGATCAAATTGATATGGATATAAACAGGACGTTTCCACATCACAGAAACTATAAAGTTAATTCCTTTGGAACGATGATGCTGAGGAATGTGCTGTCAGCATTTGCCTGTTACATGCCGTCGATATCATACTGTCAA AGCCTGAATTACTTGACAGCAACATTGCTAATCTTTATGAACGAAGAGGAGGCGTTTTGGTGCTTAGTGCAAATAGTAAATAGCAGAGTACATCAAAAGGGATTCAATCTAACAG GATTGTGTTACATAAAGATGaaaattagaaaaaatGAGTTAATTGACGGTAATTTAGGCTATTATAAGGATGGAATGATAGATTTGAAGAGGGATGTGCTGGTGTTGGAGTTTATACTGAGAAAGAGAATGAGGAGGTTATACAATCATCTGAA GAAGAACAACATAGACCTCATGTGGATATGCGCAGAGTggtttttgtgtttatttgcAATATCGTTACCGGTGGGTCTAACA tgtaacagtaacaatattGATAGTAATAGCACtagtaacaatattagTAGCACTCGTAACAATATTAGTGGCATACGTAACACtagtaataacaatcaTGTGCAGATCACCACGGTGTTTCGAGTGTGGGACTCGCTGTTCCTGGAGGGGGACAAGATACTGTTCAGAGTAGCATTCTCACTGTTCAAGCTACACGAAcagaagctgctgacgcTGGACTCGGACAAGGACCTGCTGTTATACTGCAAGTCGATGAGCAAGAGCGTCTTGCAGCACGACGAGTTTCTTAAAATCGCATTCTACCAGCTCTCATCATTCAGCAGAAAGGAAATACACCAGTACAGACTGTACGCAGATCATGAATTGGAAGTATTCTCACTAGGTCCATGA
- a CDS encoding proliferation-associated protein 2g4, translated as MASEPVENGLENKPQPQVDDNDLSNSDIVTKYRTASNIANLALTKVLKEVKPGVSVKHLCELGDSVILEESSKLYNKKENGRKVEKGIAFPTCVSLNEIIDNFSPTEDTVLVKEGDVVKVSLGSHIDGYVGLVSHTVFVGETITGRTADVLKAAWLSCEAALRKLKAGGSSSEVAKVVERVAAQFNCTPMVGFYSHEMKRHIIEGTKNFSLSTKLEDKMDPITFGAKEAYSVNVVLTTGEHKSKQTEHITTVYRTEVQNRYTLKTSLGRSFMSQVNSKFPVFPFHLKSFDDERALKVGLQESLRHNLLKPYYVTTGKTGDVVAHFRFTALLLPTGTKKISGLAFDQLDKCNSELKVEDPELLSILSAPVNPKKKKATKDE; from the exons ATGGCTTCGGAACCTGTGGAAAATGGTTTGGAGAACAAGCCACAACCACAAGTTGACGACAATGATTTATCAAACTCAGATATAGTGACTAAGTATCGCACTGCATCGAACATTGCAAACCTGGCACTAACAAAGGTTCTCAAAGAAGTTAAACCAG GCGTTTCTGTAAAACATCTGTGCGAGCTTGGCGACAGTGTAATTTTAGAAGAGTCTTCAAAGTTGTACAATAAGAAGGAGAATGGAAGGAAG GTCGAAAAGGGAATCGCCTTTCCCACCTGTGTTTCTCTAAATGAAATAATCGATAATTTCTCACCAACAGAAGATACAGTGTTAGTTAAAGAAGGAGATGTTGTAAAAGT GTCATTGGGATCCCATATAGACGGATACGTAGGACTCGTTTCACACACAGTGTTCGTGGGAGAAACGATAACGGGGAGGACGGCAGACGTCCTCAAGGCGGCTTGGCTGAGTTGCGAAGCTGCACTCAGAAAGCTAAAGGCCGGCGGCTCTAGTAGCGAAGTAGCCAAGGTGGTGGAAAGGGTAGCAGCACAGTTCAACTGCACGCCCATGGTGGGCTTCTACAGCCACGAAATGAAGAGACACATAATAGAGGGCACCAAGAACTTCTCGCTCAGCacgaagctggaggacaAAATGGACCCGATAACATTCGGAGCCAAGGAGGCCTACTCAGTGAACGTGGTCCTCACGACGGGCGAACACAAGTCAAAGCAAACAGAACACATAACCACAGTGTACAGAACGGAAGTACAGAACAGATACACCCTTAAGACGTCCCTGGGAAGGTCATTCATGTCCCAGGTCAACTCAAAGTTCCCAGTCTTCCCCTTTCACCTGAAGTCATTCGACGACGAGAGGGCGCTGAAGGTGGGACTGCAGGAGTCGCTCAGGCACAACCTGCTCAAGCCGTACTACGTGACCACGGGGAAGACAGGGGACGTGGTGGCGCACTTCAGGTTCACGGCGCTTCTGCTCCCGACGGGCACGAAGAAGATATCAGGCCTCGCCTTCGACCAGCTGGACAAGTGCAACTCGGAGTTAAAGGTGGAAGACCCGGAACTGCTGAGCATACTATCG GCACCTGTTAAcccgaagaagaagaaggcaACCAAGGATGAGtaa
- a CDS encoding uncharacterized protein (DNA repair protein Rad4 family protein): MMNKCMVGYYSRAIDSHIEALGHWYDKLPELINFDETDYSSDDETPATRSREIESNKLKCLALFLLANVSFINSIVDSSVFKALCISFFDKNYHLPYEPIFIFNYLIETFKPNLDYSDPFTTPLKRGEYIFRLLRYGLPRLIFFRALKTLKGSHDIITMKIWCEFFDTKDSLWKCVDFATPKFDMDVYKYKESSSYLEKLSKRNEEKKENDDKNDDRDLEVEMEFKKEYNNYLYIHRSNKMFVYRNLERPEAVCIVVFPKYTYRLSRMLQVREYPFESSRRIERLKESFSEKGPNTLKHRKLMRSPSRKVFILSCNIGGMVSEVTSKYLHKDLSYLRSSSFIKWFNDLLLRLNQRSIQSHMYGSLKNKDTNGNRDLTTSNIDILNANLLENVDSRFIKNLVSSFPIPTKKTHFVNHPIYVLKSQANMTLQIKRACILKKGSLPVSSFDDELVYLKSDVEEMKTRFGWFKENRQVKPDSEPVLLHTEFRNKKFEYYSMDQTEPLKQDNIDELDSFTVNLSGKRYVPENSVYIRSKHYEHLETICHKHKIFFKRAYSSLHYEDGSLKPKIDGILIRSDQLESFLGIYDEEVNYIVHGQLDDEVAKSCKFWKNVFKTLLNSPPVNKAESVATLKKNIQQHTSTFLNQLI, encoded by the exons atgatg AATAAATGTATGGTGGGATATTATTCTCGAGCAATTGATTCACACATTGAAGCTCTCGGGCATTGGTACGATAAGCTACCCGAGTTGATAAACTTTGACGAAACAGATTACAGTTCTGATGATGAAACG CCAGCAACGAGATCAAGGGAAATTGAATCGAACAAGCTGAAGTGTTTGGCTCTATTCCTCTTGGCAAATGTTTCATTCATCAATTCCATTGTGGATTCCAGTGTTTTTAAG GCACTGTGCATATCCTTCTtcgataaaaattatcacCTTCCATATGAaccaatatttatattcaactACCTAATAGAAACATTCAAG CCAAATTTGGACTACTCTGATCCATTTACTACACCACTGAAGAGAGGAGAGTACATATTTAGGCTTTTGAGGTACGGTTTACCGagacttattttttttaggGCCTTGAAAACGTTAAAAGGCAGCCATGATATAATCACAATG AAAATTTGGTGTGAGTTCTTCGACACGAAGGACAGCTTATGGAAATGCGTTGATTTTGCAACGCCAAAGTTCGACATGGAtgtgtacaaatataaagagTCCTCATCATACCTTGAAAAGCTATCGAAGAgaaatgaagaaaaaaaagaaaatgatgataaaaatgat GATAGAGACTTAGAAGTTGAAATGGAGTTCAAGAAGGAGTATAACAACTACTTGTACATTCACAGGAGCAATAAGATGTTCGTGTACAGAAACCTCGAAAGGCCTGAGGCAGTCTGTATAGTGGTCTTCCCTAAGTACACCTACAGACTGAGCAGGATGTTGCAAGTAAGGGAGTACCCCTTTGAGAGCTCGAGGAGGATCGAAAGACTTAAGGAGAGCTTTTCAGAAAAAGGCCCGAATACGCTGAAGCACAGAAAACTAATGAGGAGCCCTTCAAGGAAGGTTTTCATATTAAGTTGTAACATAGGAGGCATGGTGTCAGAGGTGACTTCTAAGTACCTTCACAA GGACTTGTCGTATTTGAGGTCGAGCTCATTCATAAAGTGGTTTAACGACCTCTTGCTTCGTTTAAACCAGAGAAGTATTCAATCGCACATGTACGGCAGTCTCAAAAATAAGGATACAAACGGGAATAGAGACCTGACGACCAGCAACATAGACATACTCAACGCAAATCTGCTCGAAAATGTCGACAGTaggtttataaaaaatctCGTCAGCAGTTTTCCGATCCCAACCAAGAAAACGCACTTCGTCAATCATCCAATATACGTGCTTAAATCCCAG GCAAACATGACACTTCAGATTAAAAGGGCGTGTATATTGAAGAAAGGAAGCCTGCCAGTGTCCAGTTTTGATGACGAACTGGTTTACCTAAAGTCCGACGTGGAAGAAATGAAAACAAGATTTGGGTGGTTCAAGGAAAACCGGCAGGTCAAGCCTGATTCCGAGCCTGTTCTTCTACACACTGAATTCCGCAAT aaaaaatttgaatattattcaatGGATCAAACTGAGCCTTTGAAACAGGATAACATAGACGAACTTGACAGTTTTACAGTTAATTTGTCAGGAAAG AGATATGTTCCTGAGAACAGCGTGTACATCAGAAGTAAACACTATGAACATTTGGAGACCATTTGCCACAAACACAAGATATTTTTCAAGAGGGCCTATTCCTCACTACACTACGAAGATGGTTCACTTAAGCCTAAAATAGACGGAATACTAATTCGTTCTGATCAACTTGAGTCATTTCTGGGAATATATGACG AAGAGGTTAATTACATTGTTCACGGGCAACTCGATGATGAAGTGGCTAAAAGTTGTAAGTTTTGGAAAAACGTTTTTAAAACTCTGTTAAACTCTCCGCCTGTTAATAAAGCCGAGTCAGTGGCCACCTTAAAAAAGAACATTCAACAACACACAtctacatttttaaatcagttAATATAA
- a CDS encoding Gmp reductase → MFKTYNFDDIMLIPRECVLDSRKEADVSARLGNRSFKIPLMTANMPSVIDENVAIKLASSGYLYSMHRFGIDILAFCKKMVSLGLYVSISVGIKQESYDLLTELKENGIVPDYVSIDIAHGHNPRVKKVIDHIRSLFGDKTFIIAGTVGSPEGLRALEDWGADAVRVGIGQGHVCTTAFKTGFGTRNWQLSAVAECAKVAKKVVICDGGVERSADIAKAIHVGAHWIMSGVLFSGTTDSPGKLVEKNGVKYKAYYGNASQRVKGDYHRIEGMETLVECKTTLAERLLEIEEDLQSAVSYSGGTRLEDIRHVDHVFVKSS, encoded by the coding sequence ATGTTTAAGACCTACAATTTCGATGATATTATGCTCATTCCGCGCGAGTGTGTTCTCGACTCTCGCAAGGAAGCCGACGTTAGTGCTAGACTTGGCAACAggtcatttaaaattccatTAATGACCGCCAATATGCCTTCCGTCATCGACGAGAATGTAGCCATAAAACTGGCCAGTTCAGGCTACCTGTACAGTATGCATCGATTCGGGATTGATATTCTCGCCTTTTGCAAGAAGATGGTTAGTTTGGGCCTTTACGTTTCCATTTCCGTCGGTATTAAGCAGGAATCCTACGACTTGCTGACCGAACTGAAGGAAAACGGCATTGTTCCCGATTATGTTTCCATAGACATTGCACACGGCCACAATCCGCGCGTTAAGAAGGTCATTGACCACATCCGGTCACTGTTCGGAGATAAAACGTTTATCATTGCCGGGACAGTCGGTAGCCCAGAGGGGCTAAGAGCTCTCGAGGATTGGGGCGCCGACGCCGTCAGGGTCGGAATTGGCCAGGGCCACGTTTGCACGACTGCCTTTAAGACTGGCTTCGGGACCAGGAATTGGCAACTGAGTGCCGTAGCGGAGTGTGCCAAGGTCGCAAAAAAGGTCGTTATTTGCGACGGAGGCGTGGAACGGAGCGCTGATATCGCCAAGGCCATTCACGTTGGTGCACACTGGATCATGTCCGGCGTTCTTTTCTCAGGAACCACTGACTCCCCGGGCAAACTAGTGGAGAAAAACGGGGTCAAGTACAAGGCATACTACGGAAACGCCTCGCAAAGAGTCAAGGGCGATTACCACAGGATTGAGGGCATGGAAACACTAGTCGAGTGCAAAACAACTCTTGCCGAGAGGCTCCTGGAGATAGAGGAGGACCTGCAGTCAGCGGTCTCCTACTCGGGAGGCACCAGGCTCGAGGACATTCGCCATGTAGACCACGTTTTCGTAAAATCCTCTTGA
- a CDS encoding ribosomal protein L13, with protein sequence MTKNKKKVTFQLVSASNADNRSEKLPWQRTLVIKESPNDVWKKRGSNEVPKDFLKNLDPHDFGIHENLNETQKEYLIKNIYGDEETYKKYERPVKKANKTTILNEEDLDGDCYFPKDGYDYEQHLATINPKYFMPAPKVEEATSAGDMDIENTVDFPDLSATKTKKDPEMDEVLEALESDNEFEAIDDDFVTQAMHGVEDEMDEDKILWGEYKPMIPAAILDRKLEQLNDVSMDESIELDVGKNDVNNKFSGQFHIKDFMECGVIKKDHMSVLNPKEKLNEKIYELLENESEEIESEVEEESSESEQWDVETVLTTYTNSTNHPKMILSRKIKVPKMAPVKENETNTQKREDIDTIELPEVNTLREKGESLEQKKERKQAVKKTKALIKEIKRKNKEALKEAKKKNELINTRGSYDLTNGVKYLKLNLRASFHEGTVNPFSKVQWVSKPFLKKNLPTISPLATPHQSLGAITHMDTTAGNWHIIDAANKTVGSIASHVSVILQGKHLPTYQPNRITGDNVIIVNAVNVTMNGHTWDTKVYKFDRKAHPKGPKVVTAKTIMARNPAMILNLAIKRMLPRNKLRPLMYRRLFIYGGAIHPHWGIPQVVVPVKNKQSQNTSNDENKKERMLITQQNVQNKISRTDLRAHLSYTLYPI encoded by the exons ATgaccaaaaataaaaagaaagtAACTTTTCAATTAGTATCTGCTTCCAACGCAGATAATAGATCTGAAAAATTACCATGGCAGAGAACTTTGGTTATAAAGGAGTCTCCGAATGATGTTTGGAAG AAACGAGGCTCAAATGAGGTGCCGAaagattttttaaaaaatctaGACCCTCATGATTTTGGAATCcatgaaaatttaaacgaAACACAGAAG GAATAtctaataaaaaacatatacgGAGATGAAGAGACCTATAAGAAATATGAAAGGCCAGTAAAAAAGGCAAATAAAACA actattttaaatgaggaggacctggacggTGACTGTTACTTTCCAAAGGACGGATACGACTATGAACAGCACCTGGCGACAATAAACCCGAAATACTTTATGCCAGCACCGAAGGTTGAGGAAGCAACTAGTG CAGGCGATATGGATATCGAAAACACCGTTGACTTCCCAGATTTATCAGCAACTAAGACTAAAAAGGACCCAGAAA TGGATGAGGTACTAGAGGCATTGGAAAGCGATAACGAGTTTGAAGCAATCGACGATGACTTTGTTACACAAGCAATGCACGGAGTCGAGGATGAAATGGACGAAGATAAGATACTTTGGGGAGAATATAAGCCAATGATTCCAGCGGCAATCCTCGATAGAAAGTTGGAGCAATTAAATGATGTTAGTATGGATGAATCAATAGAATTGGATGTTG GAAAAAATGacgtaaataataaattttcagGACAATTTCACATTAAGGATTTTATGGAATGTGGAGTTATAAAGAAGGATCACATGTCAGTATTGAATCCAAAAG AAAAAttgaatgaaaaaatatatgaattgTTGGAAAATGAATCAGAAGAAATTGAATCCGAAGTCGAGGAGGAATCATCAGAATCAGAACAATG GGATGTGGAAACAGTGTTAACGACATACACAAACTCTACTAACCACCCGAAAATGATACTCTCgagaaaaattaaagtacCAAAGATGGCTCCAGTAAAGGAGAATGA aACGAACACGCAAAAAAGGGAGGATATTGACACGATTGAGTTGCCAGAA gtaaACACACTGAGAGAAAAAGGAGAGTCACTGGAGCAGAAAAAGGAAAGGAAACAAGCAgtgaaaaaaacaaaagcTCTGATTAAGGAAATCAAGAGGAAGAACAAAGAAGCACTAAAG GAAGCCAAGAAAAAGAATGAACTGATTAACACACGCGGGTCATACGACCTAACAAAtggtgtaaaatatttaaagtt GAATCTAAGGGCATCCTTCCACGAAGGAACGGTGAATCCATTCTCTAAAGTACAATG GGTTTCTAAGCCTTTTTTAAAGAAGAATCTTCCAACAATATCGCCACTGGCAACTCCACACCAAAGTCTTGGAGCTATCACACATATGGATACAACAGCCGGAAACTGGCACATAATAGATGCAGCAAATAAG ACAGTTGGAAGCATCGCATCTCACGTTTCAGTAATTTTGCAGGGAAAACACCTGCCAACATACCAGCCAAACAGAATAACAGGAGATAATGTAATTATAGTAAACGCAGTTAACGTAACAATGAACGGTCACACATGGGACACAAAAGTCTATAAATTTGACAGAAAAG CACACCCTAAGGGCCCTAAGGTTGTAACAGCTAAAACAATAATGGCAAGGAACCCAGCAATGATT CTGAATTTGGCAATAAAAAGAATGCTTCCAAGGAATAAGTTAAGACCGCTAATGTACAG GAGATTATTCATATATGGAGGAGCTATTCACCCGCACTGGGGAATACCACAAGTGGTAGTACcagtaaaaaacaaacaatcGCAAAATACAAGTAATgatgaaaacaaaaagGAACGCATGTTGATTACTCAACAGAATGtgcaaaataaaattagtaGAACTGATCTAAGGGCCCACTTATCGTACACATTGTACCCAATATAG